A section of the Octopus bimaculoides isolate UCB-OBI-ISO-001 chromosome 17, ASM119413v2, whole genome shotgun sequence genome encodes:
- the LOC106874796 gene encoding 39S ribosomal protein L28, mitochondrial, whose translation MIRYRKFFRWSKEIDTLLPECYKRWCQEFNAKEPTPVHWKPAEEYISNPKINGKKLKVVNNYPLPVIYPKQSDAGLWGGEGLVYGLRKKRRTSTRTPFLWRPNLEKRALYSEILEKWLEITVTQRTLMMIDEVYGFDNYILKTHAVDLNSNLGLRLKRQMLLALARRSFAKDNLQKQEEIYQRYKEFVISEEEAEWVGLSVRDALRKANALRIAENPIVPLKELYTKELIEKLKTTTLEEPSSEPPQSSLLSKLNPFKTDT comes from the coding sequence ATGATTCGTTACCGCAAATTTTTCCGATGGTCTAAAGAAATCGACACTCTTCTACCAGAATGTTACAAACGTTGGTGTCAAGAATTCAATGCAAAAGAACCAACACCAGTCCACTGGAAGCCAGCAGAAGAATACATCAGTAATCCTAAAATTAATGGTAAAAAACTGAAGGTTGTTAATAATTATCCTTTACCTGTGATATACCCCAAGCAAAGTGATGCTGGTTTGTGGGGTGGCGAAGGATTGGTGTATGGACTGAGGAAGAAGCGACGTACATCGACCCGAACTCCTTTTCTCTGGCGTCCAAATCTCGAGAAGCGGGCACTGTATAGCGAAATTTTAGAGAAATGGTTGGAAATAACAGTCACCCAGAGAACTTTGATGATGATAGATGAAGTTTATGGTTTCGATAATTACATATTGAAAACACACGCCGTTGACTTGAATTCGAACCTGGGTCTGCGACTAAAGAGACAGATGTTGCTTGCCCTTGCCAGGAGGTCGTTTGCGAAGGACAACTTGCAGAAACAAGAGGAGATCTATCAGAGGTATAAAGAATTTGTCATCTCCGAAGAGGAAGCCGAATGGGTCGGTCTGTCAGTGAGGGATGCTTTGAGAAAAGCGAATGCTTTACGCATAGCTGAAAATCCCATCGTTCCCCTGAAGGAATTATACACAAAAGAACTTATAGAGAAATTAAAAACTACCACTCTCGAAGAACCTAGTAGTGAACCGCCTCAATCGTCTCTACTTTCTAAATTGAACCCTTTTAAAACAGATACTTGA